The sequence GTCTGCGCCAGTACCTCCAGTGAAAATATGATCGCCCCCTTTGTTCAGTCGTCCAAACAGAAGATCGTTGCCTTCGCCTCCGACGACAACCGAACTGTCGATCACTGCAATAGTGTCGTTCCCAGCATCGCCGTACACAATCTTATTGCCACGACTTGCGGCGAGGGAGTCGTTACCCTCTCCGAGGAAAATAACGTCATCCCCATTTCCAGCGTTCAAAATATCGTCACCATCCAAAGCCAAAATAACATTGGCACCGTTGGTTATTTCATTGCCCGCAGAATCTATATGACCAACGCCCATCGCATCATCGCTGGACGTGCCTGTGACTGCTGAGTCTGGTATTTCGGTTACCTCAAGAAGTTCATCGATGGTCAAGTTTTCCAATGTAACGGAGTGGACATCGTTCTCTCCGTAGGAGATCACGACATTGCCATCTACCTCGGCTACATTGAATTCCGAAGGAATTTCAGTCGGTCGGTATCCTGTAATAGAATGTCCGGCAATTTTTAACGTGTCGATGCCACTCTCAAAATCAACGATGATTTGATCTGCTTCCTTTGAGCCCGCATATGCGAATTCAAATGTATCTGCACCGCTACCCCCAATGAAAATGTGGTCGCCACCCTTGCCAAGATGCCCAAACAACGTGTCGTTTCCATCACCTCCGTCAACAGTTGAGCTATCCATCACAGATATGACGTCGTTCCCTGCGCCGCCTGATACAACTTTATTCCCCCTAGAACTGAGAAGCACATCATTGCCTTCTCCAAGATATACTAGATCGGCGCCCGAGCCCGCGTTCACGGTATCGTCCCCGTCTCCACCCACAATTACTTCAGCCGCAGAGCTGCCAGAAATCGCATCGCTGTCTAGTGTTCCGTGAATTTGAGCTTGAGCCCCGGATTGCCAGTCGGCGAGCGTTATACCACGAAGGACAATATTATTATCACCCAAATAATTGATGACAACACTTCCATTAACCTCCGAGATCGAGACGCCTTCCGGAAGATCTGTTCCGTCAATAGGGTTCCCTGCAACAATGACCGCATGTGTCAGTGGATCGAAGTCTGCAACACGGACAGTACCATCGACCTCACCTAGAGCGACGTCTCCAGTTGAATACGCATAGCGGCCGCCGCGAGGACCTCCTGGGTTAATATCGGGAAGAGAAATGGATATCTCGCTACCGCTACTATTCAATGTTGCCATCGGAATCGAGAACATCGCAGAGAACAATGACACCGCCGAATTCCCTGGGGGGGCGACGACGCTAGAATTTTCGACAAGGCTGCTCCCCTCGAATGTGCCCCCGATAATAAACCATGGGCTAGGAGGCTCACCTATTTCGGTATCTGGGTCCGCATAGAAGAAGTGCTCACGCGTACCATTGTCCCATTGGCTAACAAAATCCGCGCTTGAAAGATCATAGTCATAGTCACTTTCAAAATTCCATCCAGAACCGCCAAAACCTAAACCTTGAGCGAGTGGATCATCTTCATATCCGTGCAAGCCATCTACATTGCCCAACATTTGAATGTAATTAATGCCGGCAATATCTGTGTATTCTACAACCCGAAGGGTGGTTAAATTGTTGGACGTCGTAAAAACAGTTCCATCGTAACCCCCAATGAAAGATTGTTCAAATTCACCCACACGCTGCCGACTATAAAGACTAGTGTCTATAAAATCTGGGTATTTCGTAAAGCTATTATAGGTAATACTTCCGTATTGTTGGCCCTCTCTCTCTATTTGAACGGTATGATCTTCTGCAAATATTTCATACGAACTACTTTGCCTGCCATCATTGATATAAAATCGATCTTCAGCGTCTGGATTTATGATAACTGCACTAATGCTTGACCAATCAAAAGTAGACCCAAGACCAAGCATGTCGAGATCTAAAAACTGGATGTTTTCCTCTGTGACGTTGTCGATTTGAACGGCCATTATCCCAGTCGAACGGTGAGAAGACGTAATGTTTACGATGTCTGCACCCTCGCCTCCCCAGACAACGGTTGGTGCCCCTGTAGTGCTTTCCAAATTGAAAGTGTCGATGCCATCACCACCAGCCAAAACTACCGTCGTGTTTTCAGTCGATGTGATTATGTCGTTCCCAGCTCCCCCGACGAATACCTCTAGCTCCATCTCTTGAAGACTG is a genomic window of Falsihalocynthiibacter arcticus containing:
- a CDS encoding calcium-binding protein produces the protein MTTLTSQQLDILSFHAEAGDRIAYYRSLASFEVAYGALALGVVLNDTIAGAGANSFFLTTATTEQKTITGNDLASVGLALMEEDLKLRILRNGADLSGDDYERYHREVFGRVAGVSAEAWTPTIFLDSFGDAIERQDAWVELAGSGPIASYNLIVARRMDVTNEYLDNTTTPLGGIVFSDLDAMTKETMLAIGIEEEFADWFIQYSVYLDRLIEAGFPESFVDSSNIHGPYGVNIPSEGTLEGGNHGSNELVGTSNADVLIGFDGNDTFVGQNGADRLYGGNGQDTANYSVESGPIRIQLGALQNGAEIEWAGVAEENDVQRVEGSDGEWDVLIDIEQIIGTSLDDVLELNGRLEDIGESPIANTGVDVGSNGILGDTIDLSGLSTDVGVNVNLDDSGLLWVRETDNMGIAAPSFQGYGFENVIGTNEADTIIGNVGDNTIFGGAGADTLEGGGGQDTIYFDADDTSVRGGHGYDVGYFGYWVREGLETDPTARFRPSENAAVVSLQEMELEVFVGGAGNDIITSTENTTVVLAGGDGIDTFNLESTTGAPTVVWGGEGADIVNITSSHRSTGIMAVQIDNVTEENIQFLDLDMLGLGSTFDWSSISAVIINPDAEDRFYINDGRQSSSYEIFAEDHTVQIEREGQQYGSITYNSFTKYPDFIDTSLYSRQRVGEFEQSFIGGYDGTVFTTSNNLTTLRVVEYTDIAGINYIQMLGNVDGLHGYEDDPLAQGLGFGGSGWNFESDYDYDLSSADFVSQWDNGTREHFFYADPDTEIGEPPSPWFIIGGTFEGSSLVENSSVVAPPGNSAVSLFSAMFSIPMATLNSSGSEISISLPDINPGGPRGGRYAYSTGDVALGEVDGTVRVADFDPLTHAVIVAGNPIDGTDLPEGVSISEVNGSVVINYLGDNNIVLRGITLADWQSGAQAQIHGTLDSDAISGSSAAEVIVGGDGDDTVNAGSGADLVYLGEGNDVLLSSRGNKVVSGGAGNDVISVMDSSTVDGGDGNDTLFGHLGKGGDHIFIGGSGADTFEFAYAGSKEADQIIVDFESGIDTLKIAGHSITGYRPTEIPSEFNVAEVDGNVVISYGENDVHSVTLENLTIDELLEVTEIPDSAVTGTSSDDAMGVGHIDSAGNEITNGANVILALDGDDILNAGNGDDVIFLGEGNDSLAASRGNKIVYGDAGNDTIAVIDSSVVVGGEGNDLLFGRLNKGGDHIFTGGTGADVFEFAYAGSKNTDQIITDFELGVDQLVFNGETLSGINEVNLPSTYSTSDIDGNLVIVYDAEGQHSVTLNGLTANEFFL